In one window of Plasmodium cynomolgi strain B DNA, chromosome 13, whole genome shotgun sequence DNA:
- a CDS encoding IMP-specific 5'-nucleotidase (putative) — MEKLDIPSHEMYEDMQHAFREQDKYNFLAISDGSVINSYMKKNVVDWNNRYSYNQLKNKDSLIMFLVDIFRSLFLSNCIDKNIDNVLSSIEEMFTDHYYNPMHSRLKYLIDDVGIFFTKLPITKAFHTYNRKYRITKRLYAPPTFNEVRHILNLAQILSLEDGLDLLTFDADETLYPDGYDFHDEVLASYISSLLKKMNIAIVTAASYSNDAEKYQKRLENLLRYFSKNNIEDGSYENFYVMGGESNYLFKCNKEANLYSVPEEEWYHYKKYVDKETVEKILDISQKCLQQVITDFKLCAQIQRKEKSIGLVPNKIPSANNQKEQKNYMIKYEVLEEAVIRVKKEIVKNKITAPYCAFNGGQDLWVDIGNKAEGLIILQKLLKIEKKKCCHIGDQFLHSGNDFPTRYYAPPVAYYLCMWNGRSSKLFCSLTLWISNPQETKACLKSIMNLNMKSFIPEVLYENE; from the exons atggagaagttAGACATTCCTTCGCATGAAATGTATGAAGATATGCAGCACGCCTTTCGGGAGCAAGACAAGTACAACTTTTTGGCCATATCGGATGgaagtg TGATAAACTcgtacatgaaaaaaaacgtcgtCGACTGGAACAACCGCTACAGCTACAACCAACTGAAGAACAAAGACAGCCTGATCATGTTCCTGGTGGATATTTTTAgatccctttttctttcaaacTGCATTGATAAAAACATCGACAATGTTCTTTCCAGTATAGAAGAGATGTTCACGGATCATTACTACAACCCCATGCACAGCCGTCTGAAGTATTTGATAGATGACGTGG GAATATTCTTCACGAAGCTGCCAATAACGAAGGCCTTCCATACATACAACAGGAAGTACAGAATAACGAAACGGCTATACGCCCCCCCAACCTTCAATGAAGTTCGGCACATCCTCAACTTGGCGCAG ATCCTGTCGCTGGAGGACGGACTAGACTTGCTCACCTTCGATGCAGACGAAACGCTGTACCCAGATGGATACGATTTCCATGACGAAGTTTTGGCTAGCTACATCTCCAGCttgctcaaaaaaatgaacatagcAATAGTTACCGCGGCCT CTTACAGCAACGATGCGGAGAAGTACCAAAAGCGGCTGGAGAATTTACTGCGATACTTCTCCAAGAACAACATCGAAGACGGCTCATACGAGAATTTCTACGTCATGGGCGGTGAGAGTAATTACTTATTTAA GTGCAACAAAGAAGCTAACCTTTACTCCGTTCCAGAAGAGGAGTGGTaccattataaaaaatatgtggacAAAGAAACCGTTGAGAAAATACTAGACATTTCTCAAAAATGCTTACAACAAGTAATTACggattttaaattatgtgcGCAAATTcagaggaaagaaaagtcCATAGGGCTAGTCCCGAATAAAATCCCGTCGGCGAACAACCAAAAGG AGCAAAAGAATTACATGATAAAGTACGAAGTCTTGGAGGAGGCGGTGATCCGCGTAAAGAAGGAAATCGTGAAAAACA AAATAACGGCACCTTACTGCGCCTTCAATGGGGGGCAAGACCTTTGGGTAGACATTGGGAACAAGGCAGAAGGGTTAATCATTTTACAGAAATTGttgaaaatagaaaaaaaaaaatgttgtcaCATTGGAGATCAGTTCTTACACTCGGGAAATGACTTCCCCACGAGGTACTACGCACCGCCCGTagcatattatttatgtatgtgGAATGGACGATCGTCCAAACT GTTTTGTAGCTTAACCTTGTGGATTAGCAACCCGCAGGAAACCAAAGCCTGCTTAAAAAGTATAATGAACCTAAACATGAAGTCCTTTATCCCTGAAGTTTTATACGAAAATGAGTAG
- a CDS encoding phosphoesterase (putative): MKIPHLKLFFLSCWNILTKFCSANEETSFSNLKWEHDLFSIGDLHGDMDAFLKILLNEKMIDNNYNVIRENVLIVITGDVLDPSYDDINILFFIEEYNEKGKTMNSKILMVLGNHEVKNMCLEFNKVKKNVEKYQNRNDMFPKNEVIYNILVNKPFVLRVNEMIFSHAGVLPFYASYGIDYINQEGKREIENNCKLLFKKRKRKEEFCINCDYGPTLNRYFSFVNDGVFKKWMVCSTLNKSLNLLSSSRMIVGHTVQRNKKINSFCDEKLLLTDTGISKWKNGVVSYVQYFKDEWRW; this comes from the exons ATGAAGATACCACACCtgaaactcttttttttgagctgTTGGAAcattttgacaaaattttgtaGCGCAAATGAGGAAACcagtttttcaaatttaaaatgggaacatGACTTATTCAGCATAGGTGATCTGCACGGAGATATGGAtgcgtttttaaaaattctactgaatgaaaaaatgattgataataattataatgtgATACGAGAAAATGTGCTGATAGTCATAACCGGTGACGTTTTGGACCCCTCTTATGAtgacataaatatattattttttatcgaGGAGTAtaacgaaaaggggaaaacgatgaattcgaaaattttaatggTTTTGGGAAATCATGAAGTTAAAAACATGTGTTTAGAATTCaataaagtgaaaaagaaCGTAGAAAAGTACCAAAACAGAAATGACATGTTCCCGAAAAATGAAGTGATCTACAACATTTTAGTGAACAAGCCATTTGTTCTGAGGGTAAATGAAATGATATTTTCACATGCAGGGGTGTTGCCATTTTATGCCTCTTACGGCATTGACTATATAAATCaggaggggaaaagggaaatagaaaataattgcAAACTCCtgttcaaaaaaagaaaaagaaaagaagagttTTGCATAAACTGTGATTATGGGCCTACATTAAATCGATATTTCTCTTTTGTGAACGATggtgtttttaaaaagtggatGGTTTGTTCCACTTTAAACAAATCGTTAAATTTGTTAAGTTCGAGCAGAATGATAGTTGGGCACACTGTTcagaggaacaaaaagatCAACAGCTTTTGTGATGAAAAATTGTTGCTAACGGATACGGGCATAAGTAAATGGAAGAATGGGGTGGTATCTTATGTGCAGTATTTTAAGGACG AGTGGCGCTGGTGA